A window from Saccharomyces cerevisiae S288C chromosome XIII, complete sequence encodes these proteins:
- the MIN4 gene encoding Min4p (Mitochondrial hypothetical protein; green fluorescent protein (GFP)-fusion protein localizes to mitochondria) yields the protein MVHFIFIALRSMRFMRRLVRNLQYLLLPITSSLLFI from the coding sequence ATGGTACACTTCATTTTTATCGCCTTACGAAGCATGCGTTTTATGCGAAGATTGGTGAGAAACCTCCAATACTTGCTGTTGCCGATAACTTCTTCATTGCTTTTTATATAG
- the YAP1 gene encoding DNA-binding transcription factor YAP1 (Basic leucine zipper (bZIP) transcription factor; required for oxidative stress tolerance; activated by H2O2 through the multistep formation of disulfide bonds and transit from the cytoplasm to the nucleus; Yap1p is degraded in the nucleus after the oxidative stress has passed; mediates resistance to cadmium; relative distribution to the nucleus increases upon DNA replication stress; YAP1 has a paralog, CAD1, that arose from the whole genome duplication) — MSVSTAKRSLDVVSPGSLAEFEGSKSRHDEIENEHRRTGTRDGEDSEQPKKKGSKTSKKQDLDPETKQKRTAQNRAAQRAFRERKERKMKELEKKVQSLESIQQQNEVEATFLRDQLITLVNELKKYRPETRNDSKVLEYLARRDPNLHFSKNNVNHSNSEPIDTPNDDIQENVKQKMNFTFQYPLDNDNDNDNSKNVGKQLPSPNDPSHSAPMPINQTQKKLSDATDSSSATLDSLSNSNDVLNNTPNSSTSMDWLDNVIYTNRFVSGDDGSNSKTKNLDSNMFSNDFNFENQFDEQVSEFCSKMNQVCGTRQCPIPKKPISALDKEVFASSSILSSNSPALTNTWESHSNITDNTPANVIATDATKYENSFSGFGRLGFDMSANHYVVNDNSTGSTDSTGSTGNKNKKNNNNSDDVLPFISESPFDMNQVTNFFSPGSTGIGNNAASNTNPSLLQSSKEDIPFINANLAFPDDNSTNIQLQPFSESQSQNKFDYDMFFRDSSKEGNNLFGEFLEDDDDDKKAANMSDDESSLIKNQLINEEPELPKQYLQSVPGNESEISQKNGSSLQNADKINNGNDNDNDNDVVPSKEGSLLRCSEIWDRITTHPKYSDIDVDGLCSELMAKAKCSERGVVINAEDVQLALNKHMN, encoded by the coding sequence ATGAGTGTGTCTACCGCCAAGAGGTCGCTGGATGTCGTTTCTCCGGGTTCATTAGCGGAGTTTGAGGGTTCAAAATCTCGTCACGATgaaatagaaaatgaaCATAGACGTACTGGTACACGTGATGGCGAGGATAGCGAGCAACCGAAGAAGAAGGGTAGCAAAACTAGCAAAAAGCAAGATTTGGATCCTGAAACTAAGCAGAAGAGGACTGCCCAAAATCGGGCCGCTCAAAGAGCTTTTAGGGAACGTAAGgagaggaagatgaaggaATTGGAGAAGAAGGTACAAAGTTTAGAGAGTATTCAGCAGCAAAATGAAGTGGAAGCTACTTTTTTGAGGGACCAGTTAATCACTCTGGTGAATgagttaaaaaaatatagacCAGAGACAAGAAATGACTCAAAAGTGCTGGAATATTTAGCAAGGCGAGATCCTAAtttgcatttttcaaaaaataacgtTAACCACAGCAATAGCGAGCCAATTGACACACCCAATGATGACatacaagaaaatgttaaACAAAAGATGAATTTCACGTTTCAATATCCGCTTGATAACGACAACGACAACGACAACAGTAAAAATGTGGGGAAACAATTACCTTCACCAAATGATCCAAGTCATTCGGCTCCTATGCCTATAAATCAGacacaaaagaaattaagtGACGCTACAGATTCCTCCAGCGCTACTTTGGATTCCCTTTCAAATAGTAACGATGTTCTTAATAACACACCAAACTCCTCCACTTCGATGGATTGGTTAgataatgtaatatatACTAACAGGTTTGTGTCAGGTGATGATGGCAGCAATAGTAAAACTAAGAATTTAGACAGTAATATGTTTTCTAATGactttaattttgaaaaccaATTTGATGAACAAGTTTCGGAGTTTTGTTCGAAAATGAACCAGGTATGTGGAACAAGGCAATGTCCCATTCCCAAGAAACCCATCTCGGCTCTTGATAAAGAAGTTTTCGCGTCATCTTCTATACTAAGTTCAAATTCTCCTGCTTTAACAAATACTTGGGAATCACATTCTAATATTACAGATAATACTCCTGCTAATGTCATTGCTACTGATGCTActaaatatgaaaattCCTTCTCCGGTTTTGGCCGACTTGGTTTCGATATGAGTGCCAATCATTACGTCGTGAATGATAATAGCACTGGTAGCACTGATAGCACTGGTAGCACTGGCaataagaacaaaaagaacaataataatagcgATGATGTACTCCCATTCATATCCGAGTCACCGTTTGATATGAACCAAGTtactaatttttttagtcCGGGATCTACCGGCATCGGCAATAATGCTGCCTCTAACACCAATCCCAGCCTACTGCAAAGCAGCAAAGAGGATATACCTTTTATCAACGCAAATCTGGCTTTCCCAGACGACAATTCAACTAATATTCAATTACAACCTTTCTCTGAATCTCAATCTCAAAATAAGTTTGACTACGACATGTTTTTTAGAGATTCATCGAAGGAAGGTAACAATTTATTTGGAGAGTTTTTAGAggatgacgatgatgacaaaaaaGCCGCTAATATGTCAGACGATGAGTCAAGTTTAATCAAGAACCAGTTAATTAACGAAGAACCAGAGCTTCCGAAACAATATCTACAATCGGTACCAGGAAATGAAAGCGAAATCtcacaaaaaaatggcagTAGTTTACAGAATGCTGACAAAATCAATAATGGCAATGATAAcgataatgataatgatgtCGTTCCATCTAAGGAAGGCTCTTTACTAAGGTGTTCGGAAATTTGGGATAGAATAACAACACATCCGAAATACTCAGATATTGATGTCGATGGTTTATGTTCCGAGCTAATGGCAAAGGCAAAATGTTCAGAAAGAGGGGTTGTCATCAATGCAGAAGACGTTCAATTAGCTTTGAATAAGCATATGAACTAA
- the GIS4 gene encoding Gis4p (CAAX box containing hypothetical protein; proposed to be involved in the RAS/cAMP signaling pathway) has protein sequence MQKSVRVGDYFDNDDNGLWSWYLTNLRLGDFEELIGNQLKYTLLKRFLNSHFYGDNNISARPNKKILLVSIPENVHEDISILEIFLKDYFHLEKLEHIQISKLTHSHCYNHENHYLLTDNLNNFQDPTFLEFASTSWQVQKNSKALNNNNRNSIPPPTISSSKASNGKLESNVSDDQWSNINTQTSTATRTNTNTRTLTSPDTVDINVTSVNSQSNNNDTPQDNENEVDEEDATSSIVLNFSHSRTVDSKPNRLPKIFPSYTNEDYTPSHSEIMSIDSFAGEDVSSTYPGQDLSLTTARREDESGQDEVEDHYSRVSHDLGDESIDQASYSMESSVSYTSYSSSSNSSSAHYSLSSSSRGNPKRENIDHTNATYVSELSSITSSIDNLTTSTTPEEEDNLIHHNYDAQGYGSGEDDGEEVYDDEDLSSSDYSVLSILPSISICDSLGYFRLVLQSILIQDPDTKEIFTAIRQSNNKPTMASVTDDWLLYDSNFSMNNLQILTLQDLLDIKRSFPKILFYTMVIVTNSGKQVEEEFKNPNYDNREGISKEQPLDSELSLTNDPQQYFPTAYNNGYNDYIDDEDDEDDGDDASLSEQSGPQMYIPTRMESNVTTAHRSIRTVNSIGEWAFNRHNSVTKIDKSNSNELDNSKTGESTVLSSEPHPMTQLSNSNTTSSNFSHSLKTKNSHKPNSKGNNESNSKNELKKIKSSINAMSAVERSKSLPLPTLLKSLSGIDNPTHATNKDRKRWKFQMNRFKNHKNSGSAGTDKSQRCAIM, from the coding sequence ATGCAAAAATCCGTTAGAGTGGGCGACTATTTTGACAATGATGACAATGGTTTGTGGTCGTGGTACTTAACAAACCTCAGATTAGGcgattttgaagaacttaTAGGCAATCAATTAAAATACACTCTGTTAAAAAGATTTCTGAATAGTCATTTTTATGGTGATAACAATATTTCGGCCAGGCCAAACAAGAAGATTTTGTTAGTTTCCATCCCAGAGAATGTTCATGAAGATATCTCCATATTGGAAATCTTCCTCAAAGATTACTTTCATCTGGAAAAATTAGAACACATTCAAATCTCAAAATTAACTCACTCCCACTGCTACAATCATGAAAATCATTACCTATTGACGGACAACCTCAACAATTTCCAAGACCCTACCTTTTTAGAATTTGCGAGTACAAGTTGgcaagttcaaaaaaattccaagGCTttaaacaataacaatagaAATTCAATACCACCACCCacaatatcttcatcaaaagCTTCAAACGGGAAGCTAGAATCAAACGTTTCGGATGATCAGTGGTCAAATATAAATACCCAGACTTCAACAGCTACCCGAACTAATACGAATACGAGGACTTTGACATCTCCGGACACAGTTGATATAAACGTTACATCCGTGAATAGTCAaagcaataataatgatacGCCtcaagataatgaaaacgaagttgatgaagaggatgcCACAAGTTCTATAGTCCTAAATTTTTCTCATTCGCGAACAGTAGATTCAAAGCCTAATAGACTAcccaaaatttttccatcatACACTAATGAAGACTATACACCGTCACATTCCGAGATAATGTCAATAGATAGTTTTGCTGGCGAAGACGTATCATCCACATATCCCGGACAAGACCTGAGTTTAACTACTGCCAGGCGCGAGGATGAAAGTGGTCAGGATGAAGTTGAGGATCATTATAGCAGAGTCTCACATGATCTAGGTGACGAGAGTATCGATCAAGCAAGTTATAGCATGGAAAGTTCGGTCAGCTACACTAGCTATAGTAGTAGCAGTAATAGTAGTAGTGCCCACTACAGTTTAAGCAGTAGCAGCCGAGGTAATCCAAAACGTGAAAACATCGATCACACGAATGCCACCTATGTCTCTGAATTGTCAAGTATAACGAGTTCTATAGACAATTTAACTACTTCGACAACCCCAGAGGAGGAGGATAATTTAATTCATCATAACTATGACGCCCAAGGGTATGGATCAGGAGAGGACGATGGAGAAGAGGtttatgatgatgaagatctttcttcttccgaTTACTCAGTACTATCCATTCTACCGTCAATCTCAATTTGTGATTCTCTAGGGTATTTTAGGCTAGTTTTGCAATCTATATTAATTCAGGATCCAGAcaccaaagaaatttttactGCGATTAGACAGTCAAACAATAAACCTACAATGGCAAGCGTTACCGATGATTGGTTGCTGTATGattccaatttttcaatgaataaTTTACAAATTCTAACACTTCAAGATTTGCTAGATATCAAGAGAtcatttccaaaaattttattttacaCAATGGTTATTGTGACAAACTCCGGCAAACaggttgaagaagaattcaaaaatccCAATTATGATAATAGGGAAGGAATATCAAAAGAGCAACCTCTAGATTCTGAGTTATCATTAACTAACGACCCGCAACAATATTTCCCGACTGCATATAATAACGGTTACAACGACTATATTgacgatgaagacgatgaagacgatGGTGACGATGCTTCTTTATCAGAACAGTCAGGCCCACAAATGTACATACCAACTAGAATGGAATCTAACGTTACTACAGCACATCGTTCTATTAGAACCGTAAACAGTATCGGGGAATGGGCATTCAATAGACATAATTCTGTTACAAAAATCGATAAAAGTAATAGTAACGAGTTGGATAACTCTAAAACAGGTGAAAGTACAGTTTTATCAAGTGAACCTCATCCAATGACACAACTGTCGAACTCTAATACGACTTCCTCGAATTTTAGCCATTCTTTGAAGACAAAAAATTCTCACAAACCTAATTCCAAGGGTAACAATGAAAGTAATTCCAAAAATgagttgaaaaagataaagagTTCCATCAATGCTATGAGTGCCGTGGAAAGGTCCAAAAGTTTGCCTTTACCTACATTACTAAAGTCTTTAAGCGGCATAGATAACCCTACTCATGCCACTAACAAGGATAGAAAGCGTTGGAAATTCCAGATGAATAGGTTTAAGAATCATAAAAACAGTGGTTCTGCAGGTACGGATAAATCTCAGCGTTGTGCCATCATGTAA
- the TRM12 gene encoding tRNA(Phe) (4-demethylwyosine(37)-C(7)) aminocarboxypropyltransferase (S-adenosylmethionine-dependent methyltransferase; required for wybutosine formation in phenylalanine-accepting tRNA; member of the seven beta-strand family), which yields MSDETMPVEFLVSDKRLLKTIKVKLETNGLFVTPIYSDNDNKVIKSSIEDLNHPLAVEINNIAGVKARFHESGNLERSEGHLKHQSNSITEFTKSFLKDHGLANDKIFLSHLLDHLPLKYTIYPPVVLFNNSTVRSFNHPIWQKAFQLKLFDPNEYYRELLCFLSPGKPSKGTSLHPNNRLLTHLAINNPITEADVLRRPFNIQPLYGKLIDDSILDDNDNTLWENPSQEQLNSSIWCKVIQNGVTQIWSPVFTMFSRGNIKEKKRVLTTFPDICNNDVVDLYAGIGYFTFSYLTKGARTLFAFELNPWSVEGLKRGLKANGFNKSGNCHVFQESNEMCVQRLTEFLSQNPGFRLRIRHINLGLLPSSKQGWPLAIKLIYLQGASLEKVTMHIHENVHIDAIEDGSFEKNVIVELDAINESIALIRNRGIKLQFVRSKLERIKTFAPDIWHVCVDVDVIVST from the coding sequence ATGAGTGACGAAACCATGCCTGTAGAATTTTTAGTTAGTGATAAAAGACTGTTGAAAACCATAAAAGTTAAACTGGAAACCAACGGCCTTTTTGTTACTCCTATCTATTCCGATAATGATAACAAAGTTATAAAATCTTCTATTGAGGATCTCAATCATCCATTGGCTGTCGAAATTAACAATATAGCCGGTGTGAAGGCACGATTCCATGAAAGTGGTAACTTGGAACGTAGTGAAGGACATTTGAAACACCAAAGTAACAGCATTACGGAATTTACGAAGAGCTTTTTAAAAGATCATGGGCTTGCTAATGAcaagatatttttatctCATTTATTAGATCATTTACCTCtaaaatatacaatatATCCACCAGTTGTATTGTTCAATAATTCTACAGTGAGATCGTTTAATCACCCAATCTGGCAAAAAGCATTCCAACTGAAACTCTTCGATCCAAATGAGTATTATCGTGAGCTGCTATGTTTCCTTTCGCCCGGCAAACCAAGTAAAGGCACGAGTCTTCATCCTAACAATCGACTACTGACTCATCTGGCCATAAATAACCCTATCACAGAGGCAGATGTATTGCGAAGACCGTTCAATATCCAACCGCTTTATGGCAAATTGATTGATGACAGTATTTTGGATGATAACGATAATACGTTATGGGAAAATCCCAGTCAAGAACAACTAAACTCAAGCATATGGTGTAAGGTCATACAAAATGGTGTAACACAAATCTGGTCACCCGTTTTTACCATGTTTAGTAGAGGGAATATcaaggagaagaaaagagtTTTGACTACTTTCCCAGATATTTGCAATAATGATGTGGTCGATTTATACGCAGGAATAGGTTACTTCACTTTTAGCTACTTAACAAAGGGCGCTAGGACACTTTTTGCATTTGAACTAAACCCTTGGAGTGTAGAAGGGTTAAAGCGCGGCTTAAAGGCAAACGGATTCAATAAATCTGGGAACTGCCACGTTTTCCAAGAATCAAATGAAATGTGCGTTCAAAGGCTTACTGAATTCTTATCTCAGAATCCCGGATTTCGGTTACGTATTAGGCATATTAATTTAGGTCTCCTGCCTTCAAGCAAACAAGGGTGGCCATTGGCCATCAAATTAATTTACTTACAAGGAGcttctttggaaaaagtGACAATGCATATACATGAAAATGTACACATAGATGCAATTGAGGATGGAAGTTTCGAAAAGAATGTCATTGTAGAACTCGACGCTATTAATGAGTCAATTGCATTAATTAGAAACCGTGGCATCAAACTTCAGTTTGTGAGATCTAAGCTTGAACGCATAAAAACTTTTGCACCAGATATTTGGCATGTATGCGTTGATGTCGACGTTATAGTAAGTACTTAa
- the GLO1 gene encoding lactoylglutathione lyase GLO1 (Monomeric glyoxalase I; catalyzes the detoxification of methylglyoxal (a by-product of glycolysis) via condensation with glutathione to produce S-D-lactoylglutathione; required for full activity of O-acetyl homoserine sulfhydrylase, Met17p; expression regulated by methylglyoxal levels and osmotic stress), which produces MSTDSTRYPIQIEKASNDPTLLLNHTCLRVKDPARTVKFYTEHFGMKLLSRKDFEEAKFSLYFLSFPKDDIPKNKNGEPDVFSAHGVLELTHNWGTEKNPDYKINNGNEEPHRGFGHICFSVSDINKTCEELESQGVKFKKRLSEGRQKDIAFALGPDGYWIELITYSREGQEYPKGSVGNKFNHTMIRIKNPTRSLEFYQNVLGMKLLRTSEHESAKFTLYFLGYGVPKTDSVFSCESVLELTHNWGTENDPNFHYHNGNSEPQGYGHICISCDDAGALCKEIEVKYGDKIQWSPKFNQGRMKNIAFLKDPDGYSIEVVPHGLIA; this is translated from the coding sequence ATGTCCACTGATAGTACACGCTATCCAATTCAGATTGAGAAAGCCTCGAATGATCCAACCCTTCTGCTTAATCACACATGTTTAAGAGTCAAGGATCCAGCAAGGACCGTTAAGTTCTACACCGAACACTTCGGTATGAAGCTATTAAGCAGAAaggattttgaagaagcaaaatTTAGCTTGTACTTTTTAAGCTTTCCAAAAGACGACATACCCAAAAATAAGAATGGAGAGCCTGATGTTTTTAGCGCACACGGTGTCTTAGAACTAACTCACAATTGGGGTACTGAAAAAAACCCAGACTACAAGATCAACAACGGGAATGAGGAACCTCATCGTGGATTTGGGCACATCTGTTTTTCTGTATCCGATATCAATAAAACCTGCGAAGAGCTAGAATCTCAGGGTGTCAAATTCAAGAAGAGACTCTCTGAAGGAAGACAGAAGGACATTGCGTTTGCTTTAGGCCCTGATGGATACTGGATTGAGTTGATCACATATTCTAGAGAGGGTCAGGAATACCCAAAGGGCTCAGTAGGTAACAAGTTCAATCATACCATGATTCGTATTAAAAACCCAACCCGGTCTTTAGAATTCTACCAGAATGTGTTGGGCATGAAATTATTAAGAACTAGTGAGCACGAAAGTGCAAAATTTACGTTATACTTTCTTGGTTATGGCGTTCCAAAGACCGACAGCGTTTTTTCATGTGAAAGTGTGTTGGAGTTAACTCATAATTGGGGAACTGAGAATGATCCAAACTTCCACTATCATAACGGTAACTCAGAGCCCCAGGGTTATGGTCACATCTGCATAAGTTGTGATGACGCTGGCGCCCTTtgtaaagaaattgaagtGAAATACGGCGATAAGATCCAATGGTCTCCTAAATTTAACCAAGGCagaatgaagaatattgcCTTTTTGAAGGATCCTGATGGTTATTCCATTGAAGTCGTTCCTCATGGTTTGATTGCCTAA
- a CDS encoding uncharacterized protein (Truncated 5' end of YML002W; in many strains, YML002W is continuous with YML003W, and is predicted to encode a single protein of 1090 aa with a full-length VPS9 domain; in strains S288C, W303, and CEN.PK, a single thymine residue is deleted near the 3' end of YML003W at ChrXIII:264337, causing a frameshift and premature stop codon, truncating YML003W) gives MSVYHLPTLLNPLVNAIFNCPEPERSPLKKLFANLKTRRFILLAPPSEYLLNYHDVKSKLPLHDLCYNAEFINSYILLMTENSYINTNSRDSHYETLDGKTVVIQWKNNVIHALNGFHIRRRLKILETKILPNFNDYFEGAADFIILFIDQPLNCEFVPNDYLQCFHNYEKIPKNAHAMPNLSIDSFQQERSSFENILHIHPARLTQLGQLFSSYRTLAPGDDPSRSIFESIVQQAFDGMKSDSLFKNFSNLYDLIHDYFELNLYDDIWSRLTTHFKGHEVDTEKINIFQ, from the coding sequence ATGTCAGTTTACCATTTACCAACGCTGTTGAACCCGCTGGTTAATGCTATATTTAACTGTCCCGAACCAGAAAGATCCCCATTGAAAAAGCTTTTCGCTAATTTAAAAACCCGTAGGTTTATCCTCCTAGCACCTCCTTCAGAATACCTTTTGAATTACCACGATGTCAAGAGCAAACTGCCGTTACATGACCTCTGTTATAATGCAGAGTTTATTAACTCTTACATATTGTTAATGACTGAAAACTCTTACATAAATACGAATTCAAGGGACAGTCATTATGAAACGTTAGATGGTAAGACCGTTGTTATTCAATGGAAGAATAATGTGATCCATGCCTTAAATGGATTTCATATAAGGCGAAGACTAAAGATTCTAGAGACAAAAATATTACCCAATTTTAATGACTACTTTGAAGGGGCGGCTGATTTTATCATACTATTCATAGATCAACCTTTAAATTGCGAATTTGTACCTAACGACTACTTACAGTGTTTTCACAATTATGagaaaataccaaaaaatgCACATGCTATGCCAAATCTGTCGATAGATTCTTTTCAGCAAGAAAGATCGTCATTCGAGAATATATTGCACATTCATCCTGCTCGATTAACACAGCTTGGCCAATTGTTTTCGAGTTACAGAACGCTCGCTCCTGGTGATGATCCATCTAGaagtatttttgaaagcaTCGTGCAACAAGCATTTGATGGAATGAAATCGGATTCACTTTTCAAGAACTTTTCTAATCTTTACGATCTTATACACGACTATTTTGAACTAAATCTTTACGATGATATATGGTCTAGGCTTACTACACATTTCAAAGGCCACGAAGTAGacactgaaaaaataaatatttttcagtGA